From a region of the Streptomyces venezuelae genome:
- a CDS encoding STM4013/SEN3800 family hydrolase, translating into MNEVVGRDDLLLLTLDTLRHDVAVELAAAGRIPNLARHLPGGVWEERHAPGSFTYASHQAMFAGFLPTPARPGPHPRLFAARFAGSESTAGRTYVFDTPDLVSGLAAAGYRTVCVGGVGFFNKQGALGDVLPGMFQESHWEPAFGVASPTSFEAQVERAEQVVAALPADQRLFLFLNVSALHQPNWFHLPDATAEAGDTRATHAAALEYVDRHIGRLLTAMSSRRRCFAIVCSDHGTTYGDDGYTGHRLAHEAVWTVPYAHFFLEPSA; encoded by the coding sequence ATGAACGAGGTCGTCGGCCGCGACGACCTGCTCCTGCTCACCCTGGACACCCTGCGCCACGACGTCGCCGTCGAACTGGCCGCCGCCGGACGCATTCCGAACCTGGCCCGGCACCTGCCCGGGGGCGTCTGGGAGGAGCGGCACGCCCCCGGCAGCTTCACCTACGCCTCGCACCAGGCGATGTTCGCCGGTTTCCTGCCCACTCCCGCCCGGCCCGGCCCTCATCCCCGGCTGTTCGCCGCCCGCTTCGCCGGCAGCGAGAGCACCGCCGGCCGCACCTACGTCTTCGACACCCCCGACCTTGTCTCCGGCCTCGCCGCGGCCGGGTACCGCACCGTGTGCGTCGGCGGCGTCGGCTTCTTCAACAAGCAGGGCGCGCTGGGCGACGTACTGCCGGGCATGTTCCAGGAGAGCCACTGGGAACCGGCCTTCGGCGTAGCCTCTCCCACCTCCTTCGAGGCCCAGGTCGAGCGGGCCGAGCAGGTCGTCGCCGCGCTCCCCGCCGACCAAAGGCTGTTCCTCTTCCTCAACGTCTCCGCGCTGCACCAGCCCAACTGGTTCCACCTCCCCGACGCCACCGCCGAGGCGGGCGACACGCGTGCCACCCACGCCGCCGCCCTCGAATACGTCGACCGGCACATCGGCCGGCTGCTCACCGCCATGAGCTCCCGCCGCCGCTGCTTCGCCATCGTCTGCTCCGACCACGGCACCACCTACGGCGACGACGGTTACACCGGCCACCGCCTCGCGCACGAGGCCGTCTGGACCGTGCCGTACGCCCACTTCTTCCTGGAGCCGTCCGCATGA
- a CDS encoding STM4011 family radical SAM protein: MDLTVLYRGPLASCDYDCPYCPFAKRRDTTAQLRADRAALERFTGWARSRAGEDRLSLLFTPWGEGLVRSWYRRALVDLSHQRHVDRVAIQTNLSCRTDWLAEADPATLALWCTYHPGQTPYDRFLAKLRDLADRGVRHSVGIVGLPENLEHARRLRAALPAHVYLWVNAADGHTYTDAEADTWTAVDPLFPYSRHPHRSAGLPCRTGESVISVDGDGTVRRCHFVRAELGNLYDGSYRTALGPRPCPLTTCDCHIGYVHLETLPLYDVFAGGVLERVPAPGQPGQPVLPVLPVPLLPRKDPPAG, translated from the coding sequence GTGGACCTCACCGTGCTCTACCGTGGTCCGCTCGCCTCCTGCGACTACGACTGCCCGTACTGCCCCTTCGCCAAGCGGCGTGACACCACGGCCCAGCTGCGCGCCGACCGGGCCGCCCTGGAACGGTTCACCGGCTGGGCGCGCTCCCGTGCCGGGGAGGACCGGCTCTCCCTCCTGTTCACCCCGTGGGGCGAGGGGCTGGTCCGTTCCTGGTACCGCCGCGCCCTCGTCGACCTCTCCCACCAGCGGCACGTCGACCGTGTCGCCATCCAGACCAACCTCAGCTGCCGAACGGACTGGCTCGCGGAGGCCGACCCCGCCACGCTCGCCCTGTGGTGCACCTACCACCCGGGGCAGACCCCGTACGACCGCTTCCTGGCCAAGCTGCGCGACCTCGCCGACCGGGGCGTCCGCCACAGCGTCGGCATCGTGGGCCTGCCCGAGAACCTGGAACACGCCCGCAGGCTGCGCGCCGCGCTGCCCGCCCACGTCTACCTGTGGGTGAACGCCGCCGACGGCCACACCTACACCGACGCCGAGGCCGACACCTGGACCGCCGTCGACCCGCTGTTCCCGTACAGCCGGCATCCGCACCGCTCGGCCGGACTGCCCTGCCGCACCGGCGAGTCGGTGATCTCGGTGGACGGCGACGGGACGGTCCGCCGCTGCCACTTCGTCCGTGCCGAGCTCGGCAACCTCTACGACGGCTCCTACCGGACCGCGCTCGGGCCCCGTCCGTGCCCGCTGACCACCTGCGACTGCCACATCGGCTACGTCCACCTGGAGACGCTGCCGCTCTACGACGTCTTCGCGGGCGGCGTCCTGGAACGCGTCCCGGCGCCCGGCCAGCCCGGCCAGCCCGTGCTGCCCGTGCTGCCCGTGCCCCTCTTACCCAGGAAGGACCCGCCGGCCGGCTGA
- a CDS encoding alpha/beta hydrolase-fold protein encodes MPVEHAFAAFGLPGEPGSEEFWAAAGAPASVADGGGGWVTLFLWRGSAARIGFESWSPDVPLRRWKDTDCWYAEVRMPARLRVTYQFLVDDTAYADPFNPDGAGGDRSVAATPDAPAQPHWPALGGGDVLPVPPARVRWASERLGGRRTVRIHPAGGGGPVVLLLDGDDWLYLHPATTAFDSAVAAGEMPPVTLVFLPSKDREAEFGCRPELWEAVRDELLPLVAESGVPVDGDRLVVAGQSLGGLSAVYAALEFPDLVSRVACQSASLWWTPEAVKSADPLGGPVGGSVAARLRERPDLSGLRIAFDVGEHETRMLPHCELVETLTERAGATVRASRSASGHDRAGWRHALLRDVAWALG; translated from the coding sequence ATGCCCGTGGAGCACGCCTTCGCCGCTTTCGGGCTGCCCGGCGAACCAGGTTCCGAGGAGTTCTGGGCGGCGGCGGGTGCGCCGGCCTCGGTGGCCGACGGCGGCGGCGGTTGGGTGACCCTGTTCCTGTGGCGGGGCTCCGCGGCCCGCATCGGCTTCGAGAGCTGGTCGCCGGACGTCCCGCTGCGCCGCTGGAAGGACACGGACTGCTGGTACGCCGAGGTCCGGATGCCCGCGCGGCTCCGGGTGACCTACCAGTTCCTGGTGGACGACACGGCGTACGCCGACCCCTTCAACCCCGACGGGGCGGGCGGTGACCGGTCCGTGGCCGCCACCCCGGACGCCCCGGCCCAGCCGCACTGGCCCGCCCTCGGCGGCGGCGACGTCCTGCCCGTCCCGCCGGCCCGGGTCCGCTGGGCGAGCGAACGGCTCGGCGGGCGGCGGACCGTACGGATCCACCCGGCGGGCGGCGGGGGGCCCGTGGTGCTGCTCCTCGACGGGGACGACTGGCTGTATCTGCATCCGGCGACGACCGCCTTCGACTCCGCCGTCGCCGCTGGTGAGATGCCCCCCGTCACCCTCGTCTTCCTGCCGTCGAAGGACCGGGAGGCGGAGTTCGGGTGCCGGCCGGAGCTGTGGGAGGCGGTCCGGGACGAACTGCTGCCGCTGGTGGCGGAGTCCGGCGTACCCGTGGACGGGGACCGTCTGGTGGTCGCCGGGCAGAGCCTCGGCGGTCTGAGCGCGGTGTACGCGGCACTGGAGTTCCCGGATCTGGTGTCCCGGGTCGCCTGCCAGTCGGCGTCGTTGTGGTGGACGCCCGAGGCCGTGAAGTCGGCGGACCCCCTCGGCGGCCCGGTCGGCGGGTCCGTCGCCGCCCGCCTGCGGGAGCGCCCCGACCTGTCCGGCCTGCGGATCGCCTTCGACGTGGGGGAACACGAGACGCGGATGCTGCCCCACTGCGAGCTGGTCGAGACCCTGACCGAGCGGGCCGGAGCAACGGTACGTGCCTCGCGCTCGGCGTCGGGCCACGACCGCGCCGGCTGGCGCCACGCCCTGCTCCGGGACGTGGCCTGGGCGCTCGGCTGA
- a CDS encoding ABC transporter ATP-binding protein, which translates to MKTPDAQRPRPGSDILRTALRRNTGAMIWGTVLMGLYQAGETAFPIALGLIVEHTMQDRSPGALAVSIGALAVIITTVSLSWRFGMRILQKANTTEAHRWRVRVADCGLEPVARDTGLKSGEVLTIATEDADQTADIIEVVPLLVSSLVAVLVAAVALGLADIRLGLLVIVGTALILSILSVMSRRIGSSTREQQARVARAGAKVADLITGLRPLHGFGGNHAAFRSYRKVSTEARQQAITVAGVNGVYAGTAAALNAALAAGVTLTAGWLAFDGRITVGELVMAVGLAQFIMEPLKLFSDMPKYVMMARASAERMALVLVAPPVATHGPERPAGGGLEIDCVRYGSLRALKFQVPAGEFVAVTAYQPRAAADLAAILAVQVPPHEYEGVVRVGGEELAALSIEAVREHMLVNPYDGEIFAGTLRTNIDPSGTSRSVDAAVEASMLTDVVALHREGLDHAVRDRGANLSGGQRQRLSLARALAADSDILVLHDPTTAVDAVTEQLVARNIAKLRRGRTTVVITSSPALLDAADRVLVLDDGVITAEDTHRNLLAGDAEYCLAVAR; encoded by the coding sequence ATGAAAACTCCTGACGCACAGCGGCCCCGACCGGGGTCCGACATCCTCCGGACGGCCCTGCGCCGCAACACCGGCGCCATGATCTGGGGCACCGTCCTCATGGGCCTCTACCAGGCCGGTGAGACCGCCTTCCCCATCGCGCTCGGCCTGATCGTCGAGCACACGATGCAAGACCGCAGCCCTGGCGCGCTCGCCGTGTCGATCGGCGCGCTGGCCGTGATCATCACGACCGTGTCGCTGTCGTGGCGGTTCGGCATGCGCATCCTGCAGAAGGCCAACACCACCGAGGCGCACCGCTGGCGGGTACGGGTCGCCGACTGCGGGCTGGAGCCCGTCGCCAGGGACACCGGCCTCAAGTCCGGCGAGGTCCTGACCATCGCCACCGAGGACGCCGACCAGACGGCCGACATCATCGAGGTGGTGCCGCTGCTCGTCAGCTCACTGGTCGCCGTGCTGGTCGCGGCGGTCGCGCTGGGACTGGCCGACATCCGGCTCGGCCTGTTGGTGATCGTGGGCACGGCACTGATCCTCTCCATCCTCAGCGTGATGTCCCGGCGGATCGGCTCCAGCACCCGGGAACAGCAGGCCCGGGTGGCCCGGGCGGGCGCGAAGGTGGCCGACCTGATCACCGGCCTGCGCCCGCTGCACGGCTTCGGCGGCAACCACGCGGCCTTCCGGTCCTACCGGAAGGTCAGCACGGAGGCCAGGCAGCAGGCGATCACCGTGGCCGGGGTGAACGGCGTCTACGCGGGCACCGCGGCGGCCCTCAACGCGGCGCTCGCCGCCGGTGTGACCCTGACAGCCGGCTGGCTGGCCTTCGACGGCCGCATCACCGTCGGGGAACTCGTCATGGCCGTGGGGCTCGCCCAGTTCATCATGGAACCGCTGAAGCTGTTCTCGGACATGCCCAAGTACGTGATGATGGCCCGCGCCTCGGCCGAGCGCATGGCCCTGGTGCTGGTGGCGCCCCCGGTGGCCACCCACGGGCCGGAGCGCCCGGCCGGCGGCGGCCTGGAGATCGACTGCGTCCGCTACGGGTCCCTGCGCGCCCTGAAGTTCCAGGTGCCGGCCGGCGAGTTCGTGGCGGTCACCGCCTACCAGCCACGTGCGGCGGCCGACCTCGCCGCGATCCTCGCCGTACAGGTCCCGCCGCACGAGTACGAGGGAGTGGTGCGGGTCGGCGGGGAGGAACTCGCCGCCCTGTCGATCGAGGCGGTACGCGAGCACATGCTGGTGAACCCGTACGACGGGGAGATCTTCGCCGGCACGCTGCGCACGAACATCGACCCGTCGGGCACCAGCCGCTCGGTCGACGCGGCCGTCGAGGCGTCAATGCTGACCGACGTCGTCGCCCTGCACCGCGAAGGACTCGACCACGCCGTCCGGGACCGCGGCGCGAACCTCTCCGGCGGACAGCGCCAACGGCTGTCCCTGGCCCGCGCCCTGGCCGCCGACTCCGACATCCTCGTCCTGCACGATCCGACCACGGCCGTCGACGCGGTCACCGAGCAGCTCGTCGCACGCAACATCGCGAAGCTGCGCCGGGGCCGCACCACCGTCGTGATCACCAGCAGCCCGGCCCTCCTGGACGCCGCCGACCGGGTGCTCGTCCTGGACGACGGCGTCATCACGGCCGAGGACACCCACCGCAACCTCCTCGCCGGGGACGCGGAGTACTGCCTGGCGGTGGCCCGTTGA